From the genome of Sulfurovum sp. NBC37-1, one region includes:
- a CDS encoding toll/interleukin-1 receptor domain-containing protein, giving the protein MGNGSSTGTGGKLVRKLITCNKNDFYEQCYQFLIKFNPNTTKDKKLTSLFTKSDKGYCIYYCLGTDEKVLKIKDLEIDNDIKIILSEYGVIDKIIIIHQKELANKLLRKQLTRLIDHFQKNIKIKALSPRSFIDYMFQKMNQSLIEKISNIHNKYKQNHQMRLSEKNIYIEEVPYYLEKKDKGTNPKKYIENSFIKKMNSTAKTWTFIISEFGFGKTSLLLNLSSINNDNIYIYIPLIQLSNKAFDNEQTLAKEILEILLEEELRKEDDYDNIAITEFKRMLRTEKKIILLYDGLDEYHLAYQEYGLKQIFNCASSFGCNSVFTLRKEFRDERYGSFQDSLFVQNRPTYTELILEEWNDKIILEYILSLKNTLSRESQDTKNLEKFEQLVRDKKYHQEYGDIPKRPLFLKMLTDDIISGDIKIKNISELYESYLTRKFTLDREGSYISKRAARPLSKQGDVYEVTDYIFDLLAKISWEMTNVDGFNIVYGEYITEEEIKNLMHTDYGEINHIIELLLNSVLIPYDKRKRRNFKAKFAHKSFQEYFLAYYLIFVILKEKTININALTLKYSKGTMDFCKYMIINENIQDVIDDLYINLNFDINKDALLYRHASINAHQRVSEKDKLNIKTDNSEFDFFISHSSVDKFPFVDEFVSELKDLGFNVFYDRMNIKEAENIVQEINEGFIRLKYGVIAIISPNFIEGSWCNEELAIGYSLKIEKEKILIPILLNISLKEVKDTYPILRNIKMFDNYVSSKSIAIEITRYKHEISNNV; this is encoded by the coding sequence ATGGGAAATGGAAGTTCAACAGGTACTGGAGGAAAACTTGTTAGAAAGCTAATTACTTGTAATAAAAATGACTTTTATGAACAGTGCTATCAGTTTCTTATAAAATTTAATCCTAATACAACAAAGGATAAAAAACTAACATCATTATTTACCAAGTCTGACAAAGGTTATTGTATTTATTACTGTTTAGGTACCGATGAGAAAGTATTAAAAATAAAAGATCTTGAAATTGATAATGATATAAAAATTATTTTAAGTGAATATGGAGTGATAGATAAAATCATCATAATACATCAAAAAGAACTAGCGAATAAACTACTCAGAAAACAATTAACTAGATTAATTGATCATTTTCAAAAAAATATTAAAATTAAGGCTTTGTCCCCTAGAAGTTTTATTGATTATATGTTTCAAAAGATGAATCAGAGTCTTATAGAAAAAATTAGTAATATCCATAATAAATATAAACAAAATCATCAAATGCGTTTATCTGAAAAAAATATATATATCGAGGAAGTACCTTATTATCTTGAAAAAAAAGACAAGGGTACTAATCCTAAAAAATATATAGAAAATTCATTTATAAAAAAAATGAACAGTACTGCAAAAACATGGACTTTTATTATAAGTGAATTTGGATTTGGCAAAACTTCCTTATTATTAAATTTATCAAGTATAAATAATGATAATATTTATATTTATATCCCTTTAATTCAATTATCAAACAAAGCTTTTGATAATGAACAAACATTAGCTAAAGAAATTCTTGAAATTCTTTTAGAAGAAGAATTACGTAAAGAAGATGACTATGATAATATCGCAATTACTGAATTTAAAAGAATGTTACGCACAGAAAAAAAGATTATCTTGCTATATGATGGATTGGATGAATATCATCTAGCATATCAAGAATATGGGCTGAAACAAATATTTAATTGTGCATCTTCTTTTGGGTGTAATTCTGTGTTTACACTCAGAAAAGAATTTAGAGATGAACGTTATGGTAGTTTTCAAGACTCTTTATTTGTTCAAAATAGACCCACTTATACAGAGTTGATTCTAGAAGAATGGAATGATAAAATCATTTTAGAATATATACTTTCTTTAAAGAATACACTATCTAGAGAGAGTCAAGATACAAAAAATTTAGAAAAATTCGAACAATTAGTTAGAGATAAAAAATATCATCAAGAATATGGAGATATACCAAAACGACCATTATTTTTAAAAATGCTTACTGATGATATCATATCTGGAGATATTAAAATTAAAAATATTTCAGAGTTATATGAATCATATTTAACTAGAAAGTTCACACTAGATAGGGAGGGTTCATATATTTCTAAAAGAGCTGCTAGACCATTATCTAAACAAGGAGATGTATATGAAGTTACAGATTATATTTTTGACCTTCTAGCAAAGATATCATGGGAAATGACCAATGTTGATGGTTTCAATATTGTATATGGTGAGTATATAACTGAAGAGGAAATTAAGAATTTAATGCATACTGATTATGGAGAAATTAATCACATAATTGAGTTGTTGCTTAACTCTGTGTTGATTCCTTACGATAAAAGAAAACGAAGAAACTTTAAAGCAAAGTTTGCACATAAATCTTTTCAAGAATATTTTTTAGCTTACTACCTTATATTTGTAATTTTAAAAGAGAAAACTATCAACATCAATGCCTTGACATTAAAATATAGCAAAGGTACTATGGATTTTTGTAAATATATGATTATAAATGAAAATATACAAGATGTTATAGATGATTTGTATATAAACTTGAATTTTGATATCAACAAAGATGCATTATTATATCGACATGCATCAATTAATGCACATCAAAGAGTTAGTGAAAAAGATAAACTAAATATAAAAACAGACAATAGCGAATTTGATTTCTTCATAAGTCATTCTTCTGTAGATAAGTTTCCGTTTGTTGATGAGTTTGTAAGTGAGTTAAAAGATTTAGGTTTCAATGTATTCTATGACAGGATGAATATTAAAGAAGCTGAAAATATTGTTCAAGAGATAAATGAAGGATTCATTAGACTAAAATATGGTGTTATTGCCATAATAAGTCCAAATTTCATAGAAGGCTCTTGGTGTAACGAAGAATTAGCAATTGGATATTCTTTAAAAATTGAAAAGGAGAAAATTCTTATACCAATACTTTTAAATATTTCATTAAAAGAAGTTAAAGATACTTATCCAATTTTGAGAAATATTAAAATGTTTGATAACTATGTTTCTTCCAAATCAATTGCTATAGAAATTACTAGATATAAACATGAGATATCAAATAATGTCTAA
- a CDS encoding TIR domain-containing protein has protein sequence MSKSYKAFIGYSHDDEAFGSWLHKELEKYKIPRKLREDYQTLPKSLYPIFRDRYELNAGDDLGVEILKALENSDALIVVCSTKSADSKWVNKEIVDFKMMHGEDRVFPIIVDGEPFAIESDKFDDVLECFPEALKYKLDSEGNLTDERTSILASSTIEKEDGRELAKLKLIAGILGVPFGEFYRRDEEQKRRDRIKLISIWSLFTLVIVGFSVFIWNQKIKIDKNKQVIKKELYNNLYQQGIDNKNNLNNPVYAKFLFANAITKSSDKNEKKEIKILYKTVNGGIKLKKIFNNYISHRGWGHAEFTKSQNKILFLNIYDDQIKIFDKNTSNPILMGLSSDNAIVDKKETMIFSWSAYPNNNVKLWKMNGKIIYKSKFKNEIMDAYFDKKKVMVLTASNWLRLRSIPDNKILQVFKFDNNLEKAIFIRDKKQILTISGYANKKVVKILDINDSNKPFLVFNHAEEVSLSKDNNIIAIYGENKIKIWDIKTRKMLKELSPIKKSPYRMTFNKQNTKLLLNYFEENYMKAFIFDDEDIFCPNSEIIMSHDGRIAGSLFNKKGNFILSWSDDKTIKLWDNCNPRQSEFDIDNLEHKPTKIIKCSYKVKNAVFSNDETKILSWGENRLDLWSITDNKPIFTIMSDSEISSAEFNKDETELLTSTENGKIQLWDTNLSKYNIKYSNGSKKIILSKNQSKILSYNNETLKEKLKIVCKDNFYHIDGGKAKFYDRATKILSWNQYTIKVFDTKTCKNIYTLKDFNRVKSELNKIKNPLIAFGLKLNSYIKDVILSQDKKTIFTIGGETIKLWNINDKKLLKTYTVNTLIGKSGTSFTNGTGDTIEGATFNANKTKMASWYKDGGIRVWDLNDTQPRVVLKAGYTNGVQFIEDNKILSWGISGIKFWNIKNDKPILLVDINATIDDEIVLSKDSKRIVYYERENLYLYNIYNNKLETIIKHNKNLNGTFFNKNEKNVLSWCRDELNIWDIDTKKLLFNGKHSHNILHAIFSKDEKEILSWDEKEIRLWSVKTGKVLVTIKHNKKINGACFSKNETKILSWGNDEVKEYSLLGKNNIESIYYPLKVEVEIGACLYKKIHNLTKKEWLQKKKKYEQILKESSP, from the coding sequence ATGTCTAAATCCTACAAAGCATTCATAGGCTACTCACACGATGATGAAGCGTTTGGTTCTTGGCTGCATAAAGAGTTAGAAAAATACAAGATTCCAAGAAAACTACGAGAAGACTACCAAACCTTACCCAAATCACTTTACCCCATATTTCGAGACCGATATGAGCTAAATGCAGGGGATGATTTGGGTGTGGAGATACTCAAGGCTCTTGAAAACTCTGATGCACTTATTGTAGTTTGTTCTACTAAATCGGCTGATTCTAAATGGGTAAATAAAGAGATTGTAGATTTTAAAATGATGCATGGAGAGGATAGGGTTTTTCCTATTATTGTGGATGGTGAGCCTTTTGCAATAGAGAGTGATAAGTTTGATGATGTGTTAGAGTGTTTTCCTGAGGCTTTGAAGTATAAGCTAGATAGTGAAGGGAATTTGACTGATGAAAGAACTTCTATTTTGGCTAGTAGTACTATTGAGAAAGAGGATGGTCGGGAACTTGCTAAGTTGAAGTTGATTGCTGGGATTTTGGGTGTTCCTTTTGGGGAGTTTTATCGGAGGGATGAAGAGCAGAAGAGGAGGGATAGGATAAAACTTATTTCTATATGGAGTCTGTTCACTCTAGTTATAGTTGGATTTTCTGTATTTATCTGGAATCAGAAAATAAAAATAGATAAAAACAAACAGGTAATCAAAAAAGAGCTTTACAATAATCTATATCAACAAGGTATTGATAATAAAAATAATCTTAATAATCCAGTTTATGCAAAATTCCTATTTGCAAATGCAATAACTAAAAGTTCAGATAAAAATGAAAAAAAGGAGATAAAAATACTTTACAAGACAGTTAACGGAGGAATTAAATTAAAAAAAATATTTAATAATTATATTAGTCATAGAGGTTGGGGACATGCTGAATTTACAAAATCGCAAAATAAAATATTGTTTTTAAATATTTATGATGATCAAATAAAAATTTTTGATAAAAATACATCTAACCCCATTTTAATGGGGTTAAGCAGTGACAATGCAATTGTAGATAAAAAAGAAACAATGATTTTTAGCTGGAGTGCATATCCTAATAATAATGTAAAATTATGGAAAATGAATGGCAAAATAATATATAAGTCTAAATTTAAAAATGAAATTATGGATGCCTATTTTGATAAAAAGAAAGTAATGGTATTAACTGCTTCAAATTGGCTCAGATTAAGGAGTATTCCAGATAATAAAATTTTACAGGTTTTTAAATTTGATAACAATTTAGAAAAGGCAATTTTTATAAGAGATAAAAAGCAAATATTAACTATATCAGGCTATGCAAATAAGAAAGTGGTAAAAATTCTGGATATTAATGATAGCAATAAACCCTTTTTGGTTTTTAATCACGCTGAAGAAGTGAGTTTGAGTAAAGATAATAATATTATTGCAATTTATGGGGAAAACAAGATTAAAATATGGGATATAAAAACTAGGAAAATGTTAAAAGAACTTAGTCCTATAAAAAAAAGTCCTTATCGTATGACTTTTAATAAGCAAAATACAAAATTATTATTAAATTATTTTGAAGAAAATTATATGAAAGCTTTTATATTTGATGACGAAGATATTTTTTGCCCTAATAGCGAGATCATTATGTCTCATGATGGTAGAATTGCAGGTTCACTTTTTAATAAAAAAGGTAACTTTATTTTAAGTTGGAGTGATGATAAGACAATTAAACTTTGGGATAATTGTAACCCAAGGCAATCTGAATTTGATATAGATAATTTAGAACACAAGCCAACTAAAATAATTAAATGTAGCTATAAAGTTAAAAATGCAGTTTTTAGTAATGATGAAACAAAGATTTTAAGTTGGGGGGAGAATAGATTGGATTTATGGAGTATTACTGATAATAAACCCATTTTTACAATTATGAGTGATAGTGAAATAAGTAGTGCAGAATTTAATAAAGATGAAACAGAACTTTTAACCAGTACAGAAAATGGAAAGATACAGCTTTGGGATACAAATTTATCAAAATATAATATTAAATATTCTAATGGAAGTAAAAAGATAATCTTAAGTAAAAATCAGTCTAAAATATTAAGTTATAATAATGAAACTCTTAAAGAAAAATTAAAAATAGTGTGTAAGGATAATTTTTACCATATAGATGGAGGCAAAGCTAAATTTTATGATAGGGCTACGAAGATCTTATCTTGGAATCAATACACTATCAAAGTATTTGATACTAAAACATGCAAAAATATATACACATTAAAAGATTTTAATAGAGTAAAAAGTGAGTTAAATAAAATAAAAAATCCTTTAATTGCATTTGGCTTAAAATTAAACTCTTACATAAAAGATGTAATATTGTCACAAGATAAAAAAACAATTTTTACTATAGGTGGAGAAACTATAAAATTATGGAATATTAATGATAAAAAGTTATTAAAAACTTATACGGTTAATACTCTTATTGGTAAGAGTGGCACTTCGTTTACAAATGGTACAGGAGACACTATAGAGGGGGCTACTTTTAATGCAAACAAAACAAAAATGGCATCTTGGTATAAGGATGGTGGAATAAGAGTTTGGGATCTTAATGATACACAACCAAGAGTTGTTTTAAAGGCAGGATATACAAACGGAGTACAATTTATTGAAGATAATAAAATTTTGAGCTGGGGAATTAGTGGTATTAAGTTTTGGAATATTAAAAACGATAAACCTATACTTTTAGTTGATATTAATGCAACAATTGATGATGAAATTGTGTTATCCAAAGATTCTAAACGTATCGTATACTACGAGAGAGAAAATTTATATTTATATAATATCTATAATAATAAATTAGAAACTATTATAAAACATAATAAAAACTTAAATGGGACTTTTTTTAATAAAAATGAAAAGAATGTATTAAGTTGGTGCAGAGATGAGCTGAATATTTGGGATATTGATACAAAAAAGCTATTATTCAATGGTAAACATAGTCATAATATACTTCACGCAATATTCAGTAAAGATGAAAAGGAAATTTTGAGTTGGGATGAAAAAGAAATTAGGCTCTGGAGTGTAAAGACTGGGAAAGTATTAGTCACTATTAAACATAATAAGAAAATTAATGGAGCTTGTTTTTCTAAAAATGAAACAAAGATATTAAGTTGGGGTAATGATGAAGTAAAAGAATATTCTTTATTGGGAAAAAACAATATTGAATCAATATATTATCCTTTAAAAGTTGAAGTTGAAATAGGAGCTTGCCTATATAAAAAAATACATAATTTAACGAAAAAGGAATGGCTACAAAAAAAGAAAAAATATGAACAAATTTTAAAAGAATCCAGCCCATGA